A window from Toxoplasma gondii ME49 chromosome IX, whole genome shotgun sequence encodes these proteins:
- a CDS encoding hypothetical protein (encoded by transcript TGME49_306440), which yields MRERGRPSAEAATLPSRVSFLSPSLSAASLSAADLSASLPRLPLAAFLPGDDCPSSFSASSVHLLSGEDAKGDISEASRQQVTRFLDASIASMCALLNFRFAVFWSYVRHSAALRVYLHSFLANAARPHDLPAPHSVSCLSETLGRELSGEEQKREASDYAEKVSTLKLLTLLVWHRLSRRRCQRTHMQLSPKVFSEALLGCGVAEETGDSVSQLDLDGPLLSLGRLIDVAAVFEASDRKLLRDAVGNFWREFGENWEATELETLRRKTLEQIAKTRSKLSSLARPNDPLFQNPTSNKRSSSSSSSSSSSSSSSSSSSSSSSSSSSSSSSSSSSSPSSYSSSFEWGTKVRGLLREAVDLLAAIRVFSLFFPQSAVSAFWRNARVRTRLQEVRAPASLCTAMDAQDEMPGSDLLDELTHMYSHLLSSPWIDVWESPSSPPLLRLTLGRTRQLLCACLLCGVASLWGFLPLLRSCSEEKEEGEEEEKDEDEEEEGEEREGRRRGRRLHGDEEERGRGRDRRVVSSLEHTSHASLVQAFDNFTFWALSFCEIFPNGAETPGLARDMRRAGLPRLLSAWRRAVSTLEEERVHHVEAALCSATCVREPPPSSASLSRILEPEERVSDARKDEREAGPRLHAEDEETVERIRRMLPGQFGPGFVYLALSWSRGDIERAVDLLLSDSLPPLLQHVDPALDLQGAAVLLTKRGAKQPAEIRGAEGASEMPGRDAELNARVLAIVDETERVKHDRCQAALIETYKRLAEEGVEFHSSEEESDSEFSDLRDSSQDSNSTDKEGEEEEGGDAEARGPGGGDTRSRGGTAQAGGFQARDASRGRGTGPRRGAPVVGQTLQARRKEENKARYGNHSRKRGHLAKMRRGMI from the exons atgagggagagaggaagacccTCCGCTGAAGCGGCAACGCTTCCCTCaagagtctccttcctctcgccttcactttctgcggcttctctttctgcggcagatctctccgcttcgctcccgcgtcttcctctcgctgccttTCTCCCCGGGGACGactgcccttcttctttctctgcgtcctccgTCCACCTTCTCagtggagaagacgcgaaaggagacatCTCAGAAGCAAGTAGACAACAGGTGACGCGTTTCCTCG aTGCGTCGATCGCGTCCATGTGCGCCCTGCTGAATTTCCGCTTCGCAGTTTTCTGGAGTTACGTCCGCCACTCCGCCGCTCTTCGGGTGTACCTCCACTCCTTCCTCGCCAACGCGGCGCGGCCTCACGACTTGCCTGCACCCCacagtgtctcctgtctctcggaGACTCTTGGGCGAGAGCTGAGTGGAGAggagcaaaagagagaggcaagcgaCTACGCAGAGAAAGTCAGCACCCTGAAGCT GCTGACTCTCTTGGTATGGCACCGCCTGTCTCGGCGACGCTGCCAGCGAACACACATGCAGCTTTCTCCCAAGGTGTTTTCGGAGGCTCTTCTCGGCTGTGGGgtcgcagaggagacaggagacagcgtcTCTCAGCTGGACCTGGATGgccctctcctgtctctcggccGGCTCATCGACGTCGCCGCTGTCTTCGAGGCTTCAGACAGAAAACTCTTGAGAGACGCTGTGGGGAATTTCTGGAGGGAATTCGGCGAAAACTGGGAAGCAACCGAGCTCGAGACTCTGCGCAGAAAAACGCTCGAACAAATCGCTAAAACGCGATCAAAACTCTCTTCACTCGCTCGTCCAAATGACCCATTATTCCAGAACCCCACAAGCAACAAAcggtcttcctcttcttcctcttcctcttcttcctcttcttcttcctcttcttcttcctcttcttcttcttcttcctcttcttcttcttcctcttcttcttcctcttcttctccctcttcttattcttcttcttttgagTGGGGAACAAAGGTGCGGGGACTGTTGAGAGAGGCGGTGGATTTGCTTGCGGCCattcgcgtcttctcgctcttcttcccgcaGTCGGCTGTCTCGGCTTTCTGGAGAAACGCCCGCGTTCGG ACTCGGCTGCAGGAAGTCAGGGCGCCAGCCAGCTTGTGCACGGCGATGGACGCGCAAGACGAGATGCCTGGCAGCGACCTGCTCGACGAATTGACTCACATGTACAGCCACTTG CTTTCCTCGCCGTGGATCGACGTATGggagtctccttcttctcctcctcttcttcgtctcacCCTTGGCCGCACTCGCCAGCTGCTCTGtgcgtgtctcctttgtggggtggcgtctctctgggggtttctccctctcttgaGAAGCTGTtccgaagagaaagaagaaggcgaagaagaagaaaaagacgaagacgaagaagaggaaggagaagaaagagaaggcaggcgcagagggagacgactGCATGGggatgaggaagagagagggcgcgggagagacaggcgagttgtctcctcgctcgaaCACACTTCGCACGCGTCTCTTGTGCAAGCCTTCGACAACTTCACTTTCTGGGCGCTGTCTTTCTGCGAG atTTTTCCGAACGGAGCTGAGACTCCGGGCCTTGCAAGAGACATGCGCCGGGCGGGgctcccgcgtctcctcagCGCGTGGAGGCGAGCTGTCTCGACACT agaagaagaacgcgtcCACCACGTGGAAGCGGCGCTGTGTTCAGCCACTTGCGTGCGAGAG CCGCCgccctcgtctgcctctctctcgcgaatTCTCGAGCCGGAGGAAAGAGTCTCCGatgcgaggaaagacgaaagggAGGCGGGAcccagactgcatgcagaggacgaagaaactgTCGA AAGAATTCGCAGAATGCTTCCTGGACAGTTCGGACCAGGTTTCGTTTACCTTGCTCTTTCGTGGAGTCGAGGAGATATAGAAAGAGCTGtggatcttcttctttctgactctctgccgcctctgctaCAGCATGTCGACCCAGCTCTGGATTTACAAGGAG ctgctgtcttgttgacgaagagaggcgcgaaacAGCCGGCGGAAATCCGAGGAGCAGAGGGTGCTTCTGAGATGCCTGGCCGGGATGCGGAGTTGAATGCTCGCGTCCTCGCGATCGT agacgaaacggagagagtGAAACACGATCGCTGCCAAGCAGCTCTCATCGAGACGTACAAACGCCTCGCGGAAGAGGGCGTGGAGTTCCACAGCTCCGAAGAAGAATCTGACTCTGAGTTCTCAGACCTCAGAGACTCCTCCCAGGACTCAAACTCGA CTGACaaggaaggtgaagaagaggagggaggcgacgcagaggcgagaggccctggcggcggagacacgagaagTCGAGGCGGAACTGCGCAGGCCGGCGGTTTCCAAG CAAGAGACGCGAGTCGCGGCAGAGGAACGGGACCTCGACGAGGAGCGCCTGTGGTTGGCCAGACCTTGCAGGCGCGtcgaaaagaggaaaacaaagCTCGCTACGGAAATCactcgagaaaacgagg GCACCTGGCCAAAATGCGTCGAGGGATGATCTGA
- a CDS encoding hypothetical protein (encoded by transcript TGME49_306430), with the protein MHSPTLSVTAEHRVAAGDFSAVDQCHAEPSACSRCSPPTLSAVHPSPPVFPHLLQAPLAARRGSGAAAVKASAGHAPASLRDAHDAEETPESRAREAGSRRDEERGQPETPGPATELLSSLLKKRSFFARAHPSNALGCGAAPAAAGVGAPESEASCHCVELREKQDGTEEAGRREFASGSPLRLPSFPSASRVCGERGEEPAAALGAEQRPGSAGRKLDAGFAASVCGASAPFLRFLESAHSSGDDTLAPCACATRATPRSSRLSVEQLPNMERPAACPPCETSPCAFRPAPSAACSHCHCSVKRETCAESRSQENREDSSAGRLPVSCSHSSSSLLPLVTQIEGSPTWETKKNFRGQLASPFLSFSVCPGGPPHAGILAPPKEASRPVWLAGGVSPLLARGESGAGRVDGLREEILFFQELPVKVKSGADREAFVCPLTVKLAVSGGAHGTGFQQVLRVELTDRQNLFVHYSAEVGETDFARMRSEQRLLIDFQAFPGKFVDLLEECAFSYASAQGGDTGPPQRLAAVFNCPGFCGSRAPAAPAETHAGNAEFSSFLPSLECCSSGKMSAVSTAGEDAWLSLVEMNLFKELTHLSLRVRKSSDETLKLHLAQQLATFQIFSAKKMEANSALEKQCMQLQEQLASISHLFDASQAEIARFVEETKEKQQETLEKTLAAHAAEAEEVVKRLGEEQREAEERHAAEREELKRKVEKAEQELLLTTGRNRTLEEELRQLQSLYEEVRSQVGEAVGRCGEVEGREKQEREGRCLLEQRTEELRAEVAKLRERDVSHSAVLREREALLAELQAQKAALQETVTQQKAREVRLEEELNTAIQEIHRGNDIIAKLQQHIRTFKMKRKARSADRQALEKDVAALTLKSASLQQQLEQKHAEEQQKMEQVGALSHRCEQLSLEIEQLQEELAAAKDVNLRLNKELTTRQLETYMRRYGTGRGSAASPGTWDSSALSGLPASSFPSSFPSGEKERPSSAATASTTFSACGVSPTPASASLTQGVDAKSRGEAEAERQGEREFSRPLFSAAAQSTLAALAGIDRRSDSHACEVLSQGRAREDTVEQLRTGALHNGLHAQAAGSGMDKRNEVDGRRETSNSRRCFSSGGQGDSLAPFPAESEGPTFADRLRAASSAARQPR; encoded by the exons ATGCACTCCCCGACTCTGTCTGTGACGGCTGAGCACCGCGTCGCTGCAGGAGATTTTTCTGCGGTCGATCAGTGCCATGCAGAGCCTTCTGCCTGCTCGCGCTGCTCTCCTCCAACTCTCTCCGCTGTTCACCCTTCTCCGCCTGTCTTTCCTCACCTGCTGCAGGCACCTCTGGCCGCGCGGCGCGGAAGCGGAGCAGCCGCGGTGAAGGCCTCCGCCGGCCATGCGCCAGCGTCTCTGCGCGACGCGCACGACGCCGAAGAGACGCCGGAGTCTCGCGCGAGGGAGGCGGGAAGCCGCCGCGACGAGGAACGCGGCCAACCAGAGACTCCAGGTCCCGCCACTGAgttgctttcttcgcttctgaaGAAACGGAGCTTCTTTGCGCGCGCCCACCCATCCAACGCGCTCGGCTGCGGCGCTGCACCGGCGGCCGCGGGTGTCGGGGCGCCTGAGTCGGAGGCGAGTTGCCACTGTGTGGAGCtgcgggagaagcaggacgGAACGGAGGAGGCGGGGAGAAGGGAGTTTGCATCTGGGTCGCCGCTGCGCCTtccgtcttttccttctgcctcgcgGGTGTGTGGAGAACGCGGGGAAGAGCCGGCGGCGGCGCTCGGAGCAGAGCAGCGGCCGGGAAGCGCAGGCAGGAAACTCGACGCAGGCTTCGCTGCGAGCGTCTGTGGTGCCTCTGCacctttccttcgtttcctggaGTCTGCTCACTCTTCCGGAGACGACACCCTCGCACCctgcgcatgcgcgacgcgagcgacgcctcgctcttctcgtctgtccgTCGAACAGCTGCCCAACATGGAGAGACCTGCGGCCTGCCCCCCGTGCGAGACCTCTCCTTGCGCGTTCCGGCCTGCGCCCTCTGCCGCCTGTTCTCATTGTCACTGCAGTGTCAAGCGAGAAACCTGCGCGGAATCTCGCTCACAAGAGAATCGAGAAGATTCCTCTGCAGGTcgcctgcctgtctcctgttcacactcttcctcttctctccttcctctcgtcaCCCAGATAGAGGGGTCTCCAACctgggagacaaagaagaactTTCGCGGACAGcttgcttctccgtttctctccttttctgtctgcccGGGAGGTCCGCCGCATGCGGGGATTCTGGCCCCGCCGAAGGAGGCTTCGCGGCCGGTTTGGCTCGCGGGTggcgtctctccgcttctcgctcGAGGGGAGAGCGGCGCCGGCCGCGTCGACGGACTCCGAGAAGAAATCTTGTTCTTCCAGGAACTGCCGGTAAAGGTGAAGAGTGGAGCGGACCGAGAAGCCTTCGTCTGTCCTCTGACTGTGAAGCTCGCCGTGAGCGGCGGGGCGCATGGCACTGGCTTCCAG CAAGTGCTGCGCGTCGAGCTGACGGATCGACAGAACCTGTTCGTCCACTACAGCGCCGAAGTCGGAGAGACGGACTTtgcgcgcatgcgcagcgaGCAGCGGCTGTTGATCGATTTCCAGGCGTTTCCCGGGAAATTTGTCGATTTGCTGGAAGAATGCGCTTTCTCCTACGCTTCTGCACAAGGCGGCGACACTGGACCGCCTCAGag aCTGGCGGCGGTGTTCAACTGTCCGGGATTCTGCGGCTCGCGAGCACCGGCTGcacctgcagagacgcatgcgggGAATGCAGAGTTCTCGAGCTTTCTGCCCAGTCTCGAGTGCTGCAGCTCGGGCAAGATGTCGGCTGTCTCCACCGCTGGAGAGGACGCGTGGTTGAGCTTGGTCGAGATGAATTTATTCAAAGAGTTGAcgcatctgtctctccgcgtGCGAAAGAGCTCCGACGAAACTCTGAAACTCCACCTCGCCCAACAACTCGCAACTTTCCAA ATCTTCAGTGCCAAGAAAATGGAGGCAAATTCGGCGCTCGAGAAacagtgcatgcaactgcAAGAACAGCTCGCGAGTATCTCTCATCTTTTCGACGCCTCGCAAGCCGAAAT TGCGCGCTTtgtggaggagacgaaggagaagcagcaagagactctggagaagacgctggcggcgcatgcagccgaggcggaagaggTGGTGAAGCGTTTaggagaggagcagcgagaagcagaggagaggcacgctgctgagagagaagaactcaAGCGCAAAGTCGAAAAAGCTGAACAAGAACTCCTTCTC acgaCAGGGCGGAACCGAACATTGGAGGAGGAGCTTCGGCAGCTGCAGAGCTTGTACGAGGAAGTTCGAAGCCAAGTGGGGGAGGCCGTTGGACGCTGTGGCGAAGTTGAAGGCCGCGAAAagcaagagcgagagggtcggtgtctcctcgagcAAAGGACGGAGGAACTGCGAGCGGAAGTTGCGAAActccgagagagagatgtcTCGCACTCTGCGGTGCTAAGGGAGCGAGAGGCGCTGCTCGCGGAACTGCAGGCCCAGAAG GCGGCTCTTCAGGAAACAGTTAcgcagcagaaggcgagggaggtCCGACTGGAGGAGGAGCTGAACACGGCGATCCAAGAAATTCACCGA GGGAACGACATCATCGCGAAACTTCAGCAACATATTCGCACCTTCAAAATgaagcgaaaggcgagaagcgcaGATCGACAGGCGTTAGAAAAA GACGTTGCGGCGCTGACGCTGAAGAGCGCGTCTCTTCAGCAGCAGCTTGAGCagaagcatgcagaagagcAACAGAAGATGGAGCAAGTCGGTGCTCTCTCGCATCGTTGTGAACAGCTTTCCCTTGAAAtcgagcagctgcaggagGAACTTGCTGCTGCAAAAGACG TGAATCTTCGATTGAACAAGGAACTGACGACTCGGCAACTGGAAACGTACATGCGGCGCTATGGAACAGGCCGCGGTTCTGCGGCGTCTCCGGGAACCTGGGactcctctgctctctccggccttcctgcgtcttcgtttccttcttcctttccttctggggagaaagaacgacCGAGCTCTGCGGCGACTGCGTCGACGACCTTCTCAGCATGTGGTGTATCCCCGACACCGGCGTCGGCCTCCTTGACGCAGGGCGTGGATGCCAAGAGCcgtggagaggcagaggccgagagacagggagaaagagagttctctcgacctctcttctctgcagcggcGCAATCCACGCTCGCGGCTCTCGCAGGAatcgacagaagaagcgactcGCATGCGTGTGAAGTTCTGTCTCAGGGGAGAGCGCGGGAAGACACGGTCGAACAACTGAGGACAGG GGCGCTCCACAAcggcctgcatgcacaggctgCCGGCAGTGGGATGGACAAGCGAAATGAAGTCGACGGAcggcgagagacaagcaaCTCCAGACGCTGTTTCTCGTCGGGAGGCCAAGGAGACAGTCTAGCTCCGTTTCCGGCTGAGTCAGAAGGTCCTACCTTCGCCGACCGACTGCGCGCAGCGAGCTCGGCGGCGCGACAGCCGCGTTAG